In the Dama dama isolate Ldn47 chromosome 13, ASM3311817v1, whole genome shotgun sequence genome, one interval contains:
- the AEN gene encoding apoptosis-enhancing nuclease, producing the protein MGMVPQEAPESAQCPSPSLASPSAKDVLRRKHKRKSRQHQRFMARKALLQEQGLLSPRPEPGPSPLPVLPGAPPGAEATSSARQRPRAESGGAGCSRKPAPRDSASPLPSKCVAIDCEMVGTGPRGRVSELARCSVVSYHGEVLYDKYVRPEMPIVDYRTRWSGITRQHMRKAIPFQVAQKEILKLLKGKVVVGHALHNDFQALKYIHPRGQTRDTTSVPSLLSQPGLHVRNRVSLKDLALQLLHKKIQVGQHGHSSVEDAVTAMELYRLVEVQWEQQVASSLRAPPEDREPDSGTDMEQYMEDQYWPEDLAQGTSGGTGEAPGRRE; encoded by the exons ATGGGGATGGTACCCCAGGAAGCTCCTGAGTCAGCGCAGTGCCCGAGCCCTTCCCTGGCCAGCCCGAGTGCCAAGGATGTGCTTCGGAGGAAGCACAAGAGGAAGAGCCGACAGCACCAGCGCTTCATGGCCCGGAAGGCCTTGCTACAGGAGCAGGGGCTGCTGAGCCCACGCCCGGAGCCAGGACCCTCCCCTCTGCCTGTGCTGCCCGGGGCCCCGCCAGGCGCAGAAGCCACCAGCAGTGCGAGACAGCGTCCTCGGGCTGAATCTGGAGGTGCTGGGTGCAGCAGAAAGCCAGCCCCCAGGGACTCTGCCAGCCCCTTGCCCAGCAAGTGCGTGGCCATCGACTGCGAGATGGTGGGCACAGGACCCCGAGGGCGGGTGAGCGAGCTGGCCCGCTGCTCCGTGGTGAGTTACCACGGCGAGGTCCTCTATGACAAGTACGTCCGGCCTGAGATGCCCATCGTGGACTACCGCACGCGCTGGAGCGGCATCACCCGGCAGCACATGCGCAAAGCCATCCCCTTCCAGGTGGCCCAGAAAGAg ATCCTCAAGCTCCTGAAGGGCAAGGTGGTGGTGGGTCATGCCCTGCACAACGATTTCCAGGCCCTCAAGTACATCCACCCTCGGGGCCAGACCCGGGATACCACTTCTGTCCCCAGCCTCCTCAGCCAGCCAGGGCTCCACGTCCGGAATCGTGTCTCTCTTAAGGACCTGGCCCTGCAGCTGCTGCACAAGAAGATCCAG GTGGGCCAGCACGGGCACTCGTCAGTAGAAGACGCGGTGACAGCCATGGAGCTCTACCGGCTGGTGGAGGTGCAGTGGGAGCAGCAGGTGGCCAGCAGCCTCCGGGCCCCGCCGGAGGACAGAGAGCCCGACAGCGGCACGGACATGGAGCAGTACATGGAGGACCAGTACTGGCCGGAGGACCTGGCCCAGGGCACCAGCGGAGGCACGGGGGAGGCGCCGGGCAGACgggagtga